A window of Campylobacter lari subsp. lari contains these coding sequences:
- a CDS encoding transporter substrate-binding domain-containing protein has translation MKKILFLLSLFFTLNAKELIVGMELAYPPFEMSDTKGNPSGISVEFLQAFAKEKNYDLKIQNIAWDGLIPALRTQKIDLIMSSMSISEQRKKVIDFTSPYAKANLAILSAKKSNINSIEDLNQKGKILALKRGSSAHLYAQKNLKNAKILVFDKENAAILEVIQAKADAFIYDQMSIYKAWQKHPEQTKAIFTPFEKTPEQWAIALNKNNTKLKEELNEFILKSKENGFFDKLSQKYLKDMQEVFKEQKLEFFF, from the coding sequence ATGAAAAAAATACTTTTTTTACTAAGCTTATTTTTTACACTTAATGCAAAAGAATTAATTGTAGGTATGGAGTTAGCCTACCCGCCTTTTGAAATGAGTGACACTAAAGGCAATCCAAGCGGCATTAGTGTAGAGTTTTTACAAGCCTTTGCTAAAGAAAAAAACTATGATTTAAAAATTCAAAACATAGCTTGGGATGGACTTATACCTGCTTTAAGAACTCAAAAAATAGATCTCATCATGTCTTCTATGAGTATAAGCGAACAAAGAAAAAAAGTAATAGATTTTACCTCACCTTATGCTAAGGCAAATTTAGCGATATTAAGCGCTAAAAAATCAAATATTAATTCCATAGAAGATTTAAATCAAAAAGGGAAAATCCTTGCTTTAAAAAGAGGTTCAAGTGCGCATTTATATGCTCAAAAAAATCTTAAAAACGCAAAAATTTTAGTATTTGATAAAGAAAATGCAGCTATTTTAGAAGTCATTCAAGCTAAAGCTGATGCTTTTATTTATGATCAAATGAGTATTTATAAAGCTTGGCAAAAACATCCTGAGCAAACAAAAGCTATTTTTACCCCTTTTGAAAAAACACCTGAGCAATGGGCCATAGCTTTAAATAAAAATAATACTAAATTAAAAGAAGAGCTTAATGAGTTTATTTTAAAATCTAAAGAAAATGGTTTTTTTGATAAACTAAGTCAAAAATATCTCAAAGATATGCAAGAAGTTTTCAAAGAACAAAAGCTTGAGTTTTTCTTCTAA
- the thrC gene encoding threonine synthase: MLLHSTQDKNHQVSFSKALLSPSAPNNALYAPLNLPKLDNEALKNLNYKELALKIIAAFDFDLELEVFEKALKTYEDFDDKTCPINLRKINDKLYINELFHGPTRAFKDMALQPFGVLLEYLKKDDDFLIMCATSGDTGPATLKSFENKKGIKVVCIYPNEGTSKTQALQMTHSNASNLKSIAIEGNFDDAQNALKTLLNDEDFKNTLKEEKLSLSAANSVNFGRILFQIIYHYYASLKIDRTIDIIIPSGNFGDALGAYYAKKMGANIGKIKIASNSNNILSEFFNTGKYDLRNKSLQKTISPAMDILISSNIERLLFDKFKDERTKELMQALKNEKYYELSQEELELLQEDFEADFCNDDECMQYIKQYSHLGLLDPHTCTCFKMLDSNTTTLITSTAQWSKFTPSMYQAIYNKECQDEQACMQELAKEFKQEIHPNIASLFTSTQKQDQVCKLKNLKQTIIEWIKQ, encoded by the coding sequence ATGTTACTACACTCAACCCAAGATAAAAATCACCAAGTAAGCTTTTCAAAAGCCTTACTTAGCCCTAGCGCACCTAATAATGCTTTATATGCGCCACTTAATCTACCAAAACTTGATAATGAAGCTTTAAAAAATTTAAACTACAAAGAATTAGCTTTAAAAATCATCGCGGCTTTTGATTTTGATTTAGAACTTGAAGTTTTTGAAAAAGCTTTGAAAACTTATGAGGATTTTGATGATAAAACCTGCCCTATTAATTTAAGAAAAATTAATGATAAGCTTTACATTAATGAATTATTCCATGGGCCAACAAGGGCTTTTAAAGATATGGCTTTACAGCCTTTTGGCGTGCTTTTAGAATACTTAAAAAAAGATGATGATTTTTTAATCATGTGCGCTACAAGTGGTGATACAGGGCCTGCTACACTAAAAAGCTTTGAAAATAAAAAAGGTATAAAAGTAGTTTGTATTTACCCAAATGAAGGTACAAGTAAAACTCAAGCCTTACAAATGACGCATTCAAATGCAAGCAATTTAAAATCCATAGCCATTGAAGGTAATTTTGATGATGCACAAAATGCCTTAAAAACACTTTTAAATGATGAGGATTTTAAAAATACTTTAAAAGAAGAAAAGTTAAGTCTAAGTGCCGCAAATTCGGTTAATTTTGGAAGAATACTTTTTCAAATCATCTATCATTACTATGCTAGTTTAAAAATCGATAGAACAATAGATATCATCATTCCAAGTGGAAATTTTGGCGATGCTTTGGGAGCTTATTATGCTAAAAAAATGGGAGCAAATATAGGTAAAATTAAAATTGCCTCAAATTCTAATAACATCTTAAGTGAGTTTTTTAATACAGGCAAATATGATTTAAGAAATAAAAGCTTGCAAAAGACTATTTCTCCTGCTATGGATATACTTATATCATCAAATATAGAACGCTTGCTTTTTGATAAATTTAAAGATGAGCGCACCAAAGAACTTATGCAAGCTTTAAAAAACGAAAAATATTATGAGCTTAGCCAAGAAGAACTAGAACTTTTACAAGAAGACTTTGAAGCTGATTTTTGCAATGATGATGAGTGTATGCAATATATCAAACAATACAGCCACTTAGGACTTTTAGACCCTCACACTTGCACTTGCTTTAAAATGCTTGATTCTAACACTACTACGCTTATTACTTCCACAGCACAATGGAGTAAATTTACCCCAAGCATGTATCAAGCAATTTATAATAAAGAATGCCAAGATGAACAAGCTTGTATGCAAGAACTTGCAAAAGAATTTAAGCAAGAAATTCATCCAAATATCGCAAGCTTATTTACAAGCACACAAAAGCAAGATCAAGTTTGCAAACTCAAAAATCTAAAACAAACTATTATAGAATGGATAAAACAATGA
- the dsbD gene encoding protein-disulfide reductase DsbD, whose protein sequence is MRFLAVFFIFFNLAFANNGVLSLNEAFKLNTHSNNQGIFLKINLADRIYLYKDQIKVELDSNDITSLLNFPQTQTRENKEVIFSQLELFIPQLLLDDFIKNNKAKLSLAYQGCSEEGLCYRPVYVNYELNKQNGIYTIKSTKDQFKKQNEDEQIANDLSTQSIFITLLTFFGYGLLLALTPCILPMIPILSSLIAMKLKDKPSKKYSFYLSFIYVFFMSLAYAIAGALVGLAGANVQGLLQQPWIIIAFAGIFVLLSLSMFGLYELQLPLKFQNFINKKIEGKSGIFGVAIMGFLSALIVGPCVAAPLAGALLYITNSGDVFLGGLSLFVMSFGMGMPLLLIGLGGSFLKSGAWMLKVKIFFGFIMLIMAVWMLERILSANIILMLYGIIGVFFTSFMGLFDEVKTNFDKFKKASMILILVYSISLILGGSMGSKSMLKPLEFNLAFKENSSSLSFKTIKNLKELKQELQNSTKPIMLEFTATWCENCKLLEEYTFTDTKVQNLLANYTLLKADVTHNSQEDLALMKEFGVFGPPVMIFFDKNEEKGRIIGYVDANDFLSKVP, encoded by the coding sequence ATGCGTTTTTTAGCGGTATTTTTTATTTTTTTCAATTTAGCTTTTGCTAATAATGGAGTATTATCACTCAATGAAGCTTTTAAACTCAATACCCACAGCAACAATCAAGGAATTTTTTTAAAAATCAATCTTGCAGATAGAATTTATCTTTACAAAGATCAAATCAAAGTAGAATTAGATTCAAATGATATTACTTCTTTGTTAAATTTCCCACAAACTCAAACTAGAGAAAACAAAGAAGTAATCTTTAGCCAACTTGAACTTTTTATACCTCAATTATTATTAGATGATTTTATTAAAAACAACAAAGCAAAACTTTCCCTAGCTTATCAGGGTTGCTCAGAAGAAGGTTTATGTTATCGTCCTGTATATGTAAATTATGAACTTAATAAACAAAATGGAATTTATACTATAAAATCCACTAAAGATCAATTTAAAAAGCAAAATGAAGATGAGCAAATTGCTAATGATTTAAGCACACAAAGTATATTTATCACGCTTTTAACTTTCTTTGGATATGGTTTATTATTAGCACTTACTCCTTGTATTTTACCAATGATACCTATTCTTTCATCATTAATCGCAATGAAGCTCAAAGATAAACCATCTAAAAAATATAGTTTTTATTTATCTTTTATCTATGTCTTTTTTATGTCTTTAGCTTATGCTATAGCAGGTGCTTTAGTAGGCCTTGCAGGGGCTAATGTGCAAGGTTTATTACAACAACCTTGGATTATCATTGCTTTTGCGGGTATTTTTGTATTGCTCTCACTTTCTATGTTTGGCCTTTATGAATTACAACTACCACTTAAATTTCAAAATTTTATTAATAAAAAAATAGAAGGTAAAAGTGGAATTTTTGGCGTAGCTATTATGGGCTTTTTATCAGCTTTAATTGTAGGACCTTGCGTGGCTGCACCTTTAGCAGGAGCTTTGCTTTACATTACTAATAGTGGTGATGTATTTTTAGGAGGACTTTCTTTATTTGTGATGAGTTTTGGTATGGGCATGCCTTTGCTTTTAATAGGACTTGGAGGAAGTTTTTTAAAAAGCGGGGCTTGGATGCTTAAAGTAAAGATTTTTTTTGGTTTTATCATGCTTATCATGGCAGTTTGGATGCTAGAAAGAATACTTAGTGCAAATATCATTTTAATGCTTTATGGAATTATAGGGGTATTTTTTACTAGCTTTATGGGTTTATTTGATGAAGTAAAAACTAATTTTGATAAGTTTAAAAAAGCAAGTATGATTTTGATTTTAGTATATAGCATAAGTTTAATTTTAGGCGGCTCAATGGGTTCAAAAAGCATGCTAAAGCCTCTTGAGTTTAACCTTGCTTTTAAAGAAAATAGCTCTAGTTTAAGTTTTAAAACCATTAAAAACTTAAAAGAACTTAAGCAAGAATTGCAAAATTCAACCAAACCCATTATGCTTGAATTTACAGCTACTTGGTGTGAAAACTGCAAACTTTTAGAAGAATATACTTTTACAGATACGAAAGTGCAAAATTTGCTTGCTAACTACACGCTTTTAAAAGCAGATGTGACACACAATAGCCAAGAAGATTTAGCTCTTATGAAAGAATTTGGAGTTTTTGGACCTCCTGTGATGATATTTTTTGATAAAAATGAAGAAAAAGGACGCATTATAGGCTATGTAGATGCAAATGATTTTTTAAGTAAAGTTCCTTGA
- a CDS encoding amino acid ABC transporter permease, protein MVNAFLLVFLLFLFFYLSFLSASYNFDFMAIYEYKDKMIHGFFTSFFISVLSLVVGVIFALILCYMSLCKIVLFNMFARVFIELVRGTPLLVQILLIYYIFADNLGLDNRYVCGVLILALFASAYICEIFRAGILSVDKMQYESAKALGLSEFEIYKSVIFPQALKNILAPLSGQLSNLIKDSSLLSVIAISELTQNAQEINAFTFSTLEIYIPLALCYLVLTLPISMFSRKLEKSFS, encoded by the coding sequence ATGGTTAATGCTTTTTTGCTGGTTTTTTTATTGTTTTTATTTTTTTATTTATCTTTTTTAAGCGCTAGTTATAATTTTGATTTTATGGCAATTTATGAGTATAAAGACAAAATGATACATGGTTTTTTTACGAGTTTTTTTATTAGTGTTTTGTCTTTGGTTGTAGGTGTGATTTTTGCTTTGATTTTATGCTATATGAGTCTTTGTAAAATCGTGCTTTTTAATATGTTTGCAAGAGTTTTTATAGAACTTGTTAGAGGCACACCTTTGCTAGTACAAATTTTATTGATTTATTATATTTTTGCGGATAATTTGGGGCTTGACAATCGCTATGTTTGTGGAGTTTTGATTTTAGCTTTATTTGCTAGTGCTTATATTTGTGAAATATTTAGAGCGGGGATTTTAAGTGTTGACAAAATGCAATATGAAAGTGCTAAGGCTTTGGGTTTGAGTGAGTTTGAAATTTATAAAAGTGTGATTTTTCCTCAAGCTTTAAAAAATATCTTAGCACCACTAAGTGGACAACTTAGTAATTTGATCAAAGATAGCTCTCTTTTAAGTGTTATAGCTATTTCAGAACTTACCCAAAATGCTCAAGAAATCAACGCTTTTACCTTTTCTACTTTAGAAATTTATATCCCTTTAGCACTTTGCTATTTGGTTTTAACTTTACCTATTTCTATGTTTTCAAGAAAGCTTGAAAAGAGTTTTTCTTAG
- the kdsB gene encoding 3-deoxy-manno-octulosonate cytidylyltransferase, with product MIIIPARLKSSRFENKILCEIDNLPMFVYTAKKMQEVDEVCVALDDEEVLKIAQKHNIKAILTSKNHESGTDRINEACQILKLNDNELIINVQADEPFIEIQNIKKFKEFSQIAFEDEFCFMSSCYKEVDAKTCEDPNLVKVVTDSNDYALYFSRSKIPYERANYKQNFKAHLGIYAYKVKNLQEFCTLKNSALEECEKLEQLRALENGKKIKMLKIQSQSIGIDTKEDYEKALARFGVKK from the coding sequence ATGATTATTATACCTGCAAGATTAAAATCAAGTCGTTTTGAAAATAAAATTTTATGTGAAATTGATAATTTGCCTATGTTTGTTTATACAGCTAAAAAAATGCAAGAAGTTGATGAAGTTTGCGTGGCACTTGATGATGAAGAGGTTTTAAAAATAGCACAAAAACACAATATAAAAGCTATCTTAACAAGTAAAAATCACGAAAGTGGCACAGATAGGATTAATGAAGCTTGTCAAATTTTAAAACTAAATGACAATGAGCTAATCATCAATGTTCAAGCTGATGAGCCTTTTATAGAAATTCAAAATATCAAAAAATTTAAAGAATTTAGTCAAATTGCCTTTGAAGATGAGTTTTGTTTTATGAGTAGTTGTTATAAAGAAGTAGATGCGAAAACTTGCGAGGATCCAAATTTAGTTAAAGTAGTTACTGATAGTAATGATTATGCTTTATATTTTTCAAGATCTAAAATTCCTTATGAAAGAGCAAATTACAAGCAAAATTTCAAAGCTCATCTTGGAATTTATGCATATAAAGTGAAAAATTTGCAAGAATTTTGCACTTTAAAAAACTCAGCTTTAGAAGAATGTGAAAAATTAGAACAATTAAGAGCCTTAGAAAATGGCAAAAAAATCAAAATGTTAAAAATACAAAGCCAAAGCATAGGTATAGATACAAAAGAAGATTACGAGAAAGCTTTGGCTAGATTTGGAGTTAAAAAATGA